The following are encoded together in the Falsiruegeria litorea R37 genome:
- a CDS encoding M20 aminoacylase family protein, whose product MPIKNRLAEMHAEITAWRRDIHENPEILYDTHRTSALVAERLKEFGCDEIVTGIGRTGVVGVIKGKTDTKSAVIGLRADMDALPMQEQTGLDYASKTDGAMHACGHDGHTAMVLGAAKYLAETRNFDGTAVVIFQPAEEGGNGAEAMVKDGMMDRFGIQEVYGMHNVPGLPTGQFAIRSGPMLAAADTFDIALEGHGGHAAKPQETVDTTVMASQLIVALQTIVSRNTDPVLQAVVSVTSVETSSNAFNVIPQAARIKGTVRTHSNDMRALIEQRVHEVTQGIATSFGGKAEVTYEHGVPVTSNAEANTEYAAEAARIVGGSCGEAPMVMGGEDFSFMLEARPGAFIILGNGDSAGLHHPEYNFNDEIIPIGCSWFAEMVERRMPAA is encoded by the coding sequence ATGCCGATCAAGAACCGCCTGGCCGAAATGCACGCCGAGATTACGGCGTGGCGGCGAGACATCCACGAGAACCCCGAGATCCTGTACGACACCCACCGCACCAGCGCTTTGGTCGCCGAGCGGCTGAAAGAGTTCGGTTGCGATGAGATCGTGACCGGCATCGGTCGCACCGGAGTTGTCGGCGTCATCAAGGGCAAGACCGATACCAAAAGCGCGGTGATCGGCCTGCGGGCAGACATGGACGCGCTGCCCATGCAGGAACAGACCGGGCTGGACTATGCGTCGAAAACCGATGGTGCGATGCATGCCTGCGGTCATGACGGGCATACGGCGATGGTGCTGGGGGCGGCGAAATATCTGGCCGAGACCCGCAATTTCGATGGCACCGCCGTGGTCATCTTTCAGCCCGCCGAAGAGGGCGGCAACGGGGCCGAAGCGATGGTCAAGGACGGGATGATGGACCGCTTTGGCATCCAAGAGGTTTACGGCATGCACAATGTGCCAGGCCTGCCGACCGGTCAATTTGCGATCCGGTCTGGCCCGATGCTGGCGGCTGCCGACACGTTCGACATTGCGCTTGAGGGGCACGGGGGCCATGCGGCCAAACCGCAAGAGACGGTTGATACGACCGTGATGGCCTCGCAACTCATCGTGGCGTTGCAAACCATCGTTTCGCGCAACACCGATCCGGTGTTGCAGGCCGTGGTGTCTGTCACGTCGGTGGAAACCTCTTCGAATGCCTTCAACGTCATCCCGCAGGCTGCGCGGATCAAAGGCACGGTGCGGACCCATTCCAACGACATGCGCGCCCTGATCGAACAGCGCGTGCATGAGGTGACGCAAGGGATCGCAACGAGTTTTGGTGGCAAGGCCGAGGTGACCTATGAACACGGGGTTCCCGTGACCAGCAACGCCGAAGCGAACACAGAGTACGCGGCCGAGGCTGCACGCATCGTGGGTGGCTCCTGCGGTGAGGCACCAATGGTCATGGGCGGCGAGGATTTTTCGTTCATGTTGGAGGCTCGTCCCGGCGCCTTCATCATCCTGGGCAATGGCGACAGTGCCGGGCTGCACCACCCCGAATACAACTTCAACGACGAGATCATCCCAATCGGCTGCAGCTGGTTTGCCGAGATGGTCGAGCGGCGCATGCCTGCCGCGTAA
- a CDS encoding glycosyltransferase family 4 protein, whose translation MTPELFVTNFNKNFTGVSATAANVIRQQAKHHDLRLVGHPLPGCPDPITASDAKRLSRKAPVGRAFAIWHVRRNPEMRVAIWARDVLQLPIRIVFTSAAQRLHSAYPRWLISRMDAVVATTERAAEFVPHVRAVVPHGVDTDLFTPAADRATAWAATGYGGTMGIATIGRIRPEKGTDLFVEAMLRLLPDLPGATALVIGRAGGKHDAFQQKLQDQIAAAGLSDRILFPGEVPAAELPALMRGLSLVMQMPRYEGYGMAPLEGMASGVPFVGSDAGYYQAFSAQGRTGSIVPIEAAVDAAEAARAILSDPDKHAAMSRAVREVAQHSFSAAREAAGIGAVYDALWSNT comes from the coding sequence ATGACGCCTGAGCTTTTTGTCACCAACTTCAACAAGAACTTCACCGGGGTGTCAGCCACGGCGGCCAATGTCATCCGCCAGCAGGCGAAACACCACGACCTACGACTGGTAGGCCATCCCCTGCCCGGTTGCCCGGACCCGATCACCGCCAGCGACGCCAAGCGCCTGAGCCGCAAGGCGCCTGTCGGGCGCGCCTTTGCGATCTGGCACGTGCGCCGCAACCCGGAAATGCGCGTGGCAATCTGGGCGCGCGATGTGCTGCAACTGCCCATTCGCATCGTCTTTACCTCGGCCGCACAGCGCCTGCATTCGGCCTATCCCCGTTGGTTGATCAGCCGCATGGACGCGGTGGTGGCCACGACCGAACGCGCGGCAGAGTTTGTCCCCCATGTCCGCGCCGTGGTTCCGCATGGCGTCGACACGGACCTTTTCACCCCCGCCGCTGACCGCGCCACCGCCTGGGCCGCGACTGGATATGGCGGCACGATGGGCATCGCCACCATCGGGCGCATCCGACCTGAAAAGGGCACCGATCTTTTTGTCGAGGCGATGCTGCGTCTGCTGCCCGACTTGCCGGGGGCCACAGCCCTGGTCATCGGGCGAGCGGGTGGCAAACATGATGCGTTTCAACAAAAGCTCCAGGACCAGATCGCGGCTGCGGGCCTCAGCGACCGCATCCTCTTTCCCGGCGAGGTGCCCGCCGCCGAATTGCCTGCGCTGATGCGCGGCCTGTCGTTGGTGATGCAAATGCCCCGCTACGAAGGCTATGGCATGGCACCGCTCGAAGGAATGGCCAGCGGCGTGCCCTTTGTGGGCAGCGACGCGGGCTATTATCAGGCCTTCTCAGCCCAAGGGCGCACCGGCTCGATTGTCCCGATAGAGGCCGCCGTCGACGCCGCCGAAGCGGCCAGAGCAATCCTGTCAGACCCGGACAAACACGCCGCAATGTCCCGCGCCGTACGCGAGGTTGCGCAACACAGCTTCAGCGCCGCACGCGAAGCCGCAGGGATTGGCGCTGTTTATGACGCACTCTGGTCAAACACCTGA
- a CDS encoding M20 aminoacylase family protein yields the protein MPVKNRFAELQNEITEWRRDIHENPEILFETHRTSALVAEKLQEFGCDEIVTGIGRTGVVGVIKGKSDTAGKVIGLRADMDALPIHEATGLEYASKTDGAMHACGHDGHTAMLLGAAKYLSETRNFDGTVVVIFQPAEEGGGGGKEMCDDGMMERWNIQEVYGMHNWPGRPVGSFAIRPGAFFAATDTFDITLEGRGGHAAKPHDTVDTTVMAAQTVLALQTIASRNADPVDQVVVSVTSFETSSKAFNVIPQTVQIKGTVRTMSKEMRDLAETRIKEICNGIAATFGGTADINYMRGYPVMVNTEEQTEFAAKVARDVSGSCDDAPLVMGGEDFAYMLEERPGAYILVGNGDTAMVHHPEYNFDDNAIPAGCSWWAEIVEQRMPAA from the coding sequence ATGCCAGTCAAGAACCGCTTTGCGGAACTGCAAAATGAAATCACCGAATGGCGACGAGACATTCACGAAAACCCGGAAATTCTGTTCGAAACGCACCGTACCAGCGCGCTAGTTGCGGAAAAACTGCAAGAGTTCGGCTGTGATGAGATTGTCACCGGTATCGGTCGAACCGGCGTTGTGGGCGTGATCAAGGGCAAATCCGACACTGCCGGAAAAGTCATCGGCTTGCGCGCCGACATGGACGCGCTGCCGATCCACGAGGCGACCGGGTTGGAGTATGCTTCAAAGACCGATGGTGCGATGCATGCCTGCGGTCACGACGGCCACACCGCGATGCTGCTGGGGGCGGCCAAGTACTTGTCCGAGACACGCAACTTTGACGGCACCGTCGTGGTGATCTTCCAGCCCGCCGAAGAAGGCGGCGGCGGCGGCAAAGAGATGTGCGACGACGGCATGATGGAGCGTTGGAACATTCAGGAAGTGTATGGCATGCACAACTGGCCGGGCCGTCCTGTTGGCTCCTTCGCGATCCGTCCCGGTGCGTTCTTTGCGGCCACCGATACGTTCGACATCACACTTGAGGGGCGCGGCGGCCACGCTGCGAAACCGCATGACACCGTTGATACAACCGTGATGGCCGCGCAGACCGTGCTGGCGCTGCAGACGATTGCGTCGCGCAATGCGGATCCTGTGGATCAGGTTGTTGTGTCAGTGACGTCGTTTGAAACCTCGTCCAAGGCCTTCAACGTGATTCCGCAGACGGTGCAGATCAAAGGCACCGTGCGCACCATGTCGAAAGAGATGCGCGATCTGGCCGAAACCCGGATCAAAGAGATCTGCAACGGCATTGCGGCGACCTTTGGCGGAACCGCCGACATCAACTACATGCGCGGCTATCCGGTGATGGTGAACACCGAAGAGCAGACCGAGTTTGCGGCCAAGGTGGCGCGCGATGTGTCTGGCTCTTGCGATGATGCGCCTCTGGTGATGGGCGGCGAGGATTTCGCTTACATGCTCGAAGAACGCCCAGGGGCCTATATTCTCGTTGGCAATGGCGACACGGCCATGGTGCATCATCCCGAGTACAACTTTGACGACAATGCGATCCCGGCTGGCTGCAGCTGGTGGGCCGAGATCGTCGAGCAGCGGATGCCTGCTGCTTGA
- a CDS encoding 3-deoxy-D-manno-octulosonic acid transferase encodes MSSPTGKPTPLYHLYRGVTAAIAPIAWASVARKLRKAGVSTERQQERLGAASLPRPPGQLVWFHGASVGESLSVLTLITRMGERLPGTEFLITSGTPTSAELIAKRLPPRTRHQFAPLDVHGPVGRFYNHWRPEAGIFVESEIWPQMLVKGRERGTRLALLNARLSDKSVEGWKKRPKTARFLLDQFRLMLTQNDKTAQNLLDMGADPARVKPGTNLKATSAPLPVDELALARIRGEIGDRPLWIASSTHAGEEETVLAAHKELLKSDPDLLLLLIPRHPDRGEEVKRLVGQAGLTCAQRSTGQALAPDTQVYLADTLGETGTWYALCPLVFMGGSLLKIGGHNPFEPAQAGAAVITGPGYYNFRETFDPLIAQGGAVEVTDAASLAEAVSHWLTNSPALKAACAAARTCVQDQANALDDVVETLIKALELE; translated from the coding sequence ATGTCGTCCCCCACCGGGAAACCGACCCCGCTCTATCACCTGTATCGGGGTGTGACAGCGGCGATTGCCCCTATTGCCTGGGCCAGTGTTGCGCGCAAACTGCGCAAGGCCGGGGTATCAACTGAGCGTCAACAAGAACGCCTGGGCGCGGCCAGCCTGCCCCGTCCACCGGGGCAACTCGTGTGGTTTCATGGTGCAAGCGTGGGCGAAAGCCTGTCGGTCCTGACCCTGATCACCCGCATGGGCGAGCGCCTGCCCGGAACCGAGTTCCTGATCACTTCGGGCACGCCCACCTCGGCCGAGCTCATCGCCAAACGCCTGCCACCGCGCACGCGCCATCAGTTTGCACCGCTGGACGTGCATGGGCCTGTGGGCCGTTTCTACAACCATTGGCGGCCCGAGGCCGGGATATTTGTCGAAAGCGAGATTTGGCCGCAAATGCTGGTCAAGGGACGTGAACGTGGCACCCGTTTGGCGCTGCTCAACGCACGGCTGTCCGACAAGTCCGTCGAAGGCTGGAAAAAACGCCCCAAGACCGCGCGCTTCCTGCTGGACCAGTTCCGTCTGATGCTGACGCAGAATGACAAAACGGCGCAGAACCTGCTGGACATGGGCGCCGATCCGGCCCGCGTGAAGCCAGGCACCAACCTCAAGGCCACTTCGGCACCGCTGCCAGTGGACGAACTCGCCCTGGCACGTATCCGGGGTGAGATCGGGGATCGCCCGCTCTGGATCGCCAGTTCGACCCACGCGGGCGAAGAGGAAACGGTGCTGGCCGCACACAAGGAGCTGCTCAAGAGCGATCCTGACCTTCTGCTGCTGCTTATCCCCCGTCACCCGGATCGCGGGGAAGAGGTCAAACGCCTGGTGGGGCAAGCCGGGCTAACTTGTGCTCAGCGATCCACGGGCCAAGCATTGGCTCCGGACACCCAAGTCTATCTGGCGGATACCTTGGGCGAGACGGGCACGTGGTACGCGCTCTGCCCGCTGGTGTTTATGGGCGGATCGCTGTTGAAAATCGGCGGTCACAACCCGTTTGAACCCGCCCAAGCCGGGGCCGCCGTCATCACCGGCCCCGGATACTACAATTTCCGCGAAACCTTTGATCCGCTGATCGCCCAAGGGGGCGCGGTAGAGGTCACGGACGCCGCCAGCCTTGCAGAAGCCGTCTCACATTGGCTTACCAACTCGCCGGCGCTGAAAGCAGCTTGTGCCGCCGCCCGCACCTGCGTTCAGGATCAAGCCAACGCCTTGGACGATGTTGTGGAAACCCTGATCAAGGCGTTGGAGCTGGAATGA
- the moaA gene encoding GTP 3',8-cyclase MoaA, which produces MTAPLIDPFARAITYLRVSVTDRCDFRCVYCMSENMTFLPKKELLTLEELDRMCSTFVGLGVEKLRITGGEPLVRRDIMTFFQSMTRHLDSGALKELTLTTNGSQLERFADQLYAAGVRRVNISLDTLDEKKFADVTRWGRLPQVLRGIDAAQKAGLRVKINAVALKGFNEPELPKITQWCAERDMDLTWIEVMPMGDLGNEDRLDQYWSLKDVRAEYAQHYTVTDLAERTGGPARYVRLEETGQKIGFITPLSHNFCESCNRVRLTCTGELYMCLGQEDMADLRAPLRAHPDDPSALEAAIRDAISHKPKGHDFDYSRQRADGQMSRHMSHTGG; this is translated from the coding sequence ATGACCGCACCGCTGATCGATCCATTCGCCCGCGCCATCACCTATCTGCGTGTTTCCGTAACGGACCGCTGCGATTTTCGCTGTGTCTACTGCATGTCGGAAAACATGACCTTTTTGCCGAAGAAAGAGCTGCTAACGCTCGAAGAGCTGGACCGCATGTGCTCGACCTTTGTAGGCTTGGGCGTTGAAAAGCTGCGGATCACGGGTGGAGAGCCACTGGTGCGCCGCGATATCATGACATTTTTCCAGTCGATGACGCGGCATCTGGACAGTGGCGCGCTCAAGGAGCTGACGCTGACCACCAATGGCTCGCAGCTCGAACGCTTTGCCGATCAGCTTTACGCCGCTGGCGTGCGGCGCGTGAACATCTCGCTCGATACGCTGGATGAGAAGAAATTTGCCGATGTCACCCGTTGGGGCCGCCTGCCGCAGGTGCTGCGCGGCATCGATGCGGCGCAAAAGGCGGGCCTGCGGGTCAAGATCAATGCCGTTGCGCTCAAAGGGTTCAACGAACCTGAATTGCCCAAGATCACTCAATGGTGCGCCGAACGCGACATGGACCTGACCTGGATCGAGGTTATGCCGATGGGCGATCTGGGCAATGAGGACCGATTGGATCAGTACTGGTCGCTCAAGGATGTGCGCGCGGAATACGCGCAGCACTATACCGTCACCGACCTGGCTGAACGCACCGGCGGTCCGGCGCGCTATGTGCGGCTGGAAGAGACCGGGCAGAAAATCGGCTTTATCACCCCGCTTAGCCACAACTTCTGTGAAAGCTGCAACCGCGTGCGCCTGACCTGCACCGGCGAGCTGTACATGTGCCTGGGCCAAGAGGATATGGCGGACCTGCGCGCACCGCTCAGGGCACATCCCGATGACCCATCAGCGCTTGAGGCCGCAATCCGCGATGCCATCTCGCACAAGCCCAAGGGTCACGATTTCGACTATTCCCGCCAACGCGCCGACGGCCAGATGAGCCGCCACATGAGCCACACGGGCGGCTGA